DNA sequence from the Oligoflexus sp. genome:
ATATCGAGGAAACCTATCCCGCGCTCATCGTCCTGACCTATGCCATGGACCATGCCTTTTATCAGGAATATCTCGCTGATTTCGAGGCCCTGGTCCGCCGCTTCAAGTTGAGAGGCTGAGGCTCACACCTGCTGCTGATGCGTGATGCGCTTCAGCAGCTTGCCGATCATGAACATCAGGAACATGGTGATCATGGTCGAGGCGATGATCACATTCCCGAGGCTATCAAAGTGATCCAGCCGGCCGCTGGGCTCCGCCACCACGATAAGACCAGCCAGGATTGCTGCAAGTCCGCCCGAAATCTGCTGAATCGACGAACTCACCGACATGTATGCCCCGCGATCCTGCGGCTTGGGCAAGGCCGACATCAAAGCCGATGAAGAGATCATCCGGGCCGAGACGCCAATCCACATCACGGTATTCACGGCAATCACTGTCCAGATGGAGACCATCGACAGGCGGGTATAGACGGCAATGGTGATGATGGCCAGAGTCGAACCCATCATGAAGATCAGCATTTTTCCGATCCGATCACTGAGCCGCCCAACCAAAGGCCCTGTGATGATCGAGATCACGCCCGTCACCATATAAATCAGCGGCAGCTGATCCAGGCGCACACCAAGGTTATTGACATTGAACGCACTGGCAAAGGGCATCAGCATAAAACCACCGGTCGACAAAAGCGCTGTCGTGGCAAAGCCCTGAAGGTAATTCCGCTGGCTCACGGTTTTGAAGAGATGCACAAAGGGGTTGTTGTCATGCTGCATTTTCAGGTGATCGCGGATGGGTTGCAGCCGAAGGCCGATCATCACGCCGGCCATAATTCCGATGATCACGATCAGGATGAAAGGAGCGTGCCAGCCCCAGTGATTCGAGAGGTAAAGACCGAAGGGCAGGCCCATCACCTGACTGGCAGCGAAAGATGTCTGGATGATCCCCATCACGCGGCCGCGCATATCGTAGGGGAAAAGATCGGTGATGATCGCAAAGGAAACGGAGCCGACGACGCCGCCGAAGAGTCCCGTCACGATACGCGCCGCCAGCAGGAATTCATAGCTGGGCGCCAGTCCGCAGAAGAGCGTTCCCAAAATAAAACCGATATAAAAAAACATTAAAAGTTTTTTACGATCGAAGCGATCGGCGAAGCCCGCAGCCAAAAGTCCTGAAGCCCCCGCGCTGAACGCGTAACCTGAGACCACGAGCCCGAACTGCGAAGTCGTGATGTTCAGGGTCGGCATGAGGATCGCCCCGAGCGGCGACAGTATCATGAAGTCAAGGACTACGGTAAACTGCAAAAAGGCGAGAACGGCGACGACAAACTTTTGATAGGGCGAAAATTTCTTGATGGCGTCTTTGGGAATACTCGACATGCGGGATCCTTATTTTCAGGACATCCTTTAAGTATGGTCGATAGCTTGGATGAGTTGCAACGTGGGAATGAGGCCATCCGAATAAAATTGCGTCCTCAGTTCAGGCCGCGCGGCGGGACCATTTTTCCAGAACATGGCACAGCGAATCGAGGCCTATGGGTTTGGCAATAAAGTCGACCATGCCAGATTCCTCGCAGCGCTTGCGATCCTCGGGCAAAGTATTGGCCGTCAAGGCAATGATGCTGGGAACAAGCAGGATTTCGCTAGGATGATTCAGAATCCAGCGGGTCGCGGTGAATCCATCCATTTCCGGCATATTCAGATCCATCAGGACGATCGCATAAGTTTGGGTCTGAAGGGCGCGGATGGCTTCGCGGCCATTGAGGACGGCATCGACCTGATAACCCAGGCGGGTCAGCATGCGCGTCGTGAGGCGACTGTTGACGTCATTATCTTCGACGAGAAGGATGCGGATACCGCGCGACGTGGATCTATCGACCAAGGAATCCTCCCTATCGGGTTATGAGACATAACCGTGACCCGATAGGAAGATGCTTCGGTACTGAAGGAAAGAAACCTGAAGCTGCGCGCAAACAGCCCTTTACTCCAGCGTCTTTTTCCGTCTATTTCCTGCGCACTTGCCGCGCGGCCCGATTTCAGCGGCCCTGTCTCTTCTGTAATTTTCCGCCGAATTCCTCATGAAAGGCACGAAAAATCGATCGGAAGCCGAGGAAATTTCAGCTTTTGATGCTTTTTAAGGCAGGTGCCCGGCATGTCCTAAACTTCCGTATTCATAGTAAAAAATGGCCAAATCGCTGAGCAAGCGCGCCGAAGTCTTAAGTTTCTTCAAAATATGCCGAGGGTTGGAGAGCAGGCTTATTTTTCGGAGGCAGGCCATTGACGCGACTCAAACACTTAAAACTGAAACCCACGGCACCCTATGCGGGTTTTTCGCAGATTGACGGCAGCCATCCGATTCAGGAGCAAGTGCCCTTCTCCCACGTCCCTTATCACGCCCGGCATCGCCCAGGCGGCAAGGTCGCCTTCTTCAACTTCACGCTGGCCAAAGACATGGGACTCATTGATCCCGGTCACAGTCACGAGATGAATGCGGAACTTGAGCAGACTCTCTTGCAAACCTTCGGTCTTCTGATCGTCAACGAATACGATCAACTGCATCCCGAGCGCGTCGACAAGCAGAGCATCAAACCGAAAACCTATATGGCCACGCGGTACCTGCAGCTGCAGCATCCCGATCGTCGTGGACTCACGTCGGGCGACGGCCGGAGCATCTGGAACGGATGCTGGCAGTTTGCCGGGAAAACCTGGGACATCAGCAGCTGCGGAACGGGAGCGACCTGTCTGTCCCCGGCCAGCAGCAAAAGCAAGACGTTCTTCCGCTCGGGTGATCCGAACGTCTCCTATGGCTGCGGCTACTGCAAACTTCATGAAGGTCTGATCGATACTCTTTTCAGCGAAATTCTGCATCGGAATGGTGTGCGTACCGAGCGCGTGCTCTGCGTGCTCGAATATCCGAAAGGCTTTGCCGTGACCGTGCGCGTCGCCGAGAATCTTCTGCGGCCTTCGCACTTTTTCCTGCATCTGAAGCAGGGGCGTTGGGATCGTCTGAAGGCTCTGGTCGATTATCATATCCAGCGCCAGGTGAATAATGGGACCTGGACCATCGAGTCCGGCCAGAATCCTTATGAATACTTCCTGCAGTCGATGACGCGCGATTTCGCGACGGCCGCGGCCCGCTTTGAATCCGATTATATCTTCTGCTGGATGGAATGGGACGGTGACAATATCCTGGCTGATGCCGGAATCATCGACTACGGCTCCATTCGCCAGTTTGGGCTTTTCTTCCATGAGTATCGCTTCGACGATCATGAACGCTGGTCCACGAACCTGAAAGAACAGCGCTCCAAGGCCCGCTACATGGTGCAGACCTTTGCCCAGATAGCGGATTTTTTGAAGACGGGACGGAAAAAATCTATCGAACGCTTCGCGCGTCATGCGTCGGTGCGCGAGTTTGATAAGATCTTTCTGCGTTCACGCCGCCTTTATCTTCTGCGCAGAATGGGTTTGACAGAATCGTTGGCCGCTGAGCTTTTAAAGCTGCAGGGCAAAAAAGTGCAGGAGCTGGAAAAATGCTTCATGCGCCTGGAATATGCGAAGACGAAAAAAGGCAAGTACCGCGTGCCGGATGGCATGAATTGGAACATGCTTTATGTGATGCGCCGGCTCCTCCGTGAACTGCCCCAGACTGTTGAGCAGAACGTAACATCACGCGAGGCCTCGGAGTTATTGAAGGGTTCTTTGGCCTGGGCGGCTCATGAGGATGCGCATGCCGTGCGTCCGGCTCACGTTCGTGAGCTTGTGCAGCTGACCCGCCTTTATCGGCATGTGATGGTCGAGGCTGCGTCCCTGGCCAGGACTGACCTTACGCGGCTTATGAAGGTCGTCAGCATGTGGAGTGGGAAACTGAACGATGAAAACCGCATCACCGGCGACGCTGTCTGTCTTCTGGCCGAGCAGCTGATGAGCCATCGGCGGCATTTGAGTTCGCGGCAATTCCATAAGCTTTTGGAAATGATCATCCGCGAGCAGGTGCTCAATCCTGATTATCAGCCGAGTGCCTTCCAACCCCAGCTGCGCAGTGATGCGAGGCTCGAACCTCTGGTGCGTCGAGCCCTGAAAATCGTGCGCAGCTATCGGGAAGGATTATAACGCCTTGGCCTTTTCATAAAAGGCCTGCATCATCCGCGGCAGGTTTACGGCGACAAGTTTATTCGTAATCGCCTTCGGCGCGAATACCTTCAGATCGACATCCAGCTCATACTGAACCTTGCAGGAATTCGCGCTCTGCGGCGTGATCTTCCAGCGGCCCTGATTGACCTTGAACAGGCTGCCGGACTCCAGCGTCCAGGCCACCACTTCGGGGCGCTTTTGGGTCATCTTCAGGATGTAGGAAAAGGATTTGACGATATTGATGGTGTACTGGATGCGGGCACTGGTTTCACTGAAATCCAAAACCTCGACCTCGTCGACCTCACCCAGAATCTCGGGGTAGCTCGCGTAATCAATCAAAGCTGCATAGAATTTCTCGGCAGGGACGTCAAAGACTTCTTCGCGGGATGCACCAGCCATCGTCACACCTCTCCAGGGTTCAGGGAAATTTGCGAGTCTTTTTAATTAGCTGATTCATCGCAAACTTGCCAGAGCGGAGTGAAGTGGACGGGAAAAGGAAAAGCCCGGGCCGTGGAGCCCGGGACCTGTCATCAGTTGAACAGCATGCCAACCAGAACGGTTTCGAGGCCTTGCTGAATCGACCCGGCAGCCACTTTTGGCAGAAGGGTGATGGCCGGAGTAATGCTGGACTCATAGGTCAAAAGCCACTGGCCTTCGCTGCAAAGAGCGTTATCGGTGCAAGCCACCGCGTTGATCACGCCGGTTTGCAGTTTTACGCCTTCCGCGCCGGTCAAAGGTTTTTCACCAGCTGGAACCTGCTGAACGCCAGCAGTCTGGGCAGCGAATTCAATCGTGCCTTCCGCGCCGGCATAGGGTGTCGCGAGGCGGGTGTTGTAGGTCACGCCACGAACTTTTTGGTAGCCGATGGGGGACTTCAGTTTGTAGTCATAATAGTGACGCGCGATGGTGGTGCCATCAGCCGCTTTCATATCGTCGAGACGGGCGCTGCGGTTGAAGACGATGCTGTCCGAACCCACAGTGTCAACGTATGCAGGCCACTCGTCAAAGGCGAGGTACCTGTCGAGCAGATTTTCAACAGTCGGGTAGGCTTCCTTGTCGACGACGATGTAAAAGCGAATGTTGATCGGGAAGCTGCCAGCCTCGGTTTCCACGCAGAAGCGTTGATCCGCGATCGCTGCAACGCAAGCCGCAACATCCTTGGGCACCGGGGGAGCTTTGGCGGTTTCAGCTGCAGCGTGGCCAGCCAGAAGGCAACCCATTCCTAGTGCGATCCATGTTTTCATAAGAACTCCTTTGTGACTTTGGGATTTGAGGAGCGAAAGGCCCTCAAATTCGAATGTAAACCCCTTAGTTAATCATCAGGGACGGGGACTCGGCCATCCTTGGCTCCCTCTCCTCATCCCGAAACCATAGCTGTAAAATTTCGATCTGACGGTCCCTTAAGGTTCCATCGCGGCTCAGTAAATAGAGCTGATCCATCACGATGCGATAGGCATTGTGCTCCGGATCTTCTTTCCACACCATCCGCTGTTTCATGTAGCCAAGCGCTTTGCTGAGACGACTCAGAAGATCGCTTGATTCCACCAGGGCTTCGCGCCACAGATGCTCAGAAACCGAGCTGAGACTGATCAAAGCTTCGGCCATAGGCTGTCGGTATTTGGCGTCGGTCAGCGCCTCTGTCCAAATTTTTCCCTGCACCAATCCAAGGCGTGGATCGGCCAGGAAACGGGAGAGCGCGCGTGCGCCGAGCGATTCATTCTGAATGGACTGAACGAGGTTCAGCATCATCTTCGACCAGAACGATGGTTCCGCACTGGCCCCGGCCTCCTGATGCAGCTGCAAAAGTCCTATGCCCTGACGCAGAAGATGCGGCAGCCAGAGTTCCATGATCCTGGCCGTGCTGTTTGTTTCGCGACCATCCAGAGTTTGCAGCGGAGCATCCAGCGTAGCCAAAAGACTTTCCCAATCATTCAAAAAGCCCGCACCGAAATCAGCATGGCGCCAGGCCTGGAGGATTGTATTCCAGCGATCGCTCAGGGTTTCCTGCTGGTCCGCCAGCAGGAGGCCAAGCGCCACATTTTCTTTCAGGAAACGCTGCAGAAGATTCGCGCGCTCCGATTTTTCGCCCAGCTCGGTGCTGCTTTTTTGAACCTGATTCAGAAAGCGTCCGAATTCGTCCGGACTGAAATACTCGCAGAGCAGGACCCAGGTGCGAATGGTTTCCTTTTGCCCGAGGAATTTACTGAAGCGCAGACCCGGCTCATTCCAATTGAAGCTGGTGAAAAGAGTCATCGCATACGGCAGATCACGACCCGCGAAATCATAATTTTCCGCACTCGCGAAGTTGCCGAGGATATGTCCCGCCGCATCCAAAAGATCCGGTCGTGCGCTGATGCGTTCCATCAGCAAAAAAGCCATTTCCAGCATGGACTGACCGGCCTTGGCACTTTCCTGCTGGGTGTTGATCACGAGGGACAGGAATTCATGCACGACATCCAGCGAGGTGCCGTCACCGTTCCTTTGGGCGAGGCGGGCCAGGAAATCCGTCCAGCTCGTGGTTTCAATGCCCTGTTCCCACTGATCCATGGCCGCATTCAGAAGACTGGGCTGCGCCGCCCAGAATTGCACCGCATAGTATTCCCGCCGACTTTGCGAAGCCGCATTCAAAGCTGACCAGTGACCGCGGGCCTGCCGCAGCCAAAGTTCGGTGCGTTCTTCCGCGTTCAGCTGCTCCTGAGCGAGCTTATGAAAGCGGAGGGCCGCCGGAATTTGCGCCAACCCTTTTTTCAACTGGGCTTTGCGACCCATACTGAACACATCATTCAATACGCGGCGGGTGAACCAGGCGGGGAAACGCAGTTCATCACTCACCCTGGCTTCCGTTATTTTCAAGCTGGTGCAGGTGCTGCTGTCTTTGGTTTTCAACTGAAGACGCTGCGACCACTGATCACGCGGTCCGAATTGATCGGTGCTGAGCAGCGGGCAGAAATTTTGCGCAATGACCGAAGCCATGAAGGTCTGATACTGGGCCTCGCGAATGCCGGTGTCGCTGCCTTTGAGTTCCAAAGCACAGGAGGCCGGCTTCCCATCGGCCGCGGCACAGGTTTTATCATCCAGGCCGATCAGGGGCTGAATATAATACGAGCTGCCGGCTTTGGTCAGACCGAGCAGGTTGAAGGTGGACAGCATCTGAAAGTTTGGGTTGCTGAGCAGCTGCGGATTTTTCAAAAGTCCCACGCGCGTCACGGTGCTGACCTTGGTCGCGGGAAAGAGCGCCGTGCCATCACGATTCCGCACCAGTGCCTGGGAACCCAGATCTTCCAGCGTGGAAACATTGGCTCCCAGTTGGTCAGGGAAAAGCTTCACAAACAGAGCATAATCCGCATCCATATTGCTCACAAGCGCCGCGGCGCTGAAGAATCCCTTCAGGCCACCCGTGGGTACGGCGCCGAGCTGAGCATCCTGAGGAAAGGCGACCGGAAGTTTATGATAGTGCCGCAGGTAATAGAGAGTCAGAAGACGGGATTCGGCAGCGCTGTAGTGCTCGACTTCAAAAAATTCAGTGGTGATGCCCGGAGCGGTTTGACTCCATAAAGGTTCTTCGGATGCTGTTAAATCCGTCCAGCGGGCATCACTGCTGATATTCTGCACGAACTGATTCGAGAAATCCTGAAAGCTGCCGGTTTCCTGGGGCGGCAGATCCTTGCTGACAAGGCCGCTGCTGGTCAGCTGCTGATACCAAAGGCCCCAGCCCGTGGGATCATCCCCCAAAGGACGGACCGACTGCATGGGCTGAATGATACGATTTTCAACGCGCGGCTGTATCGAGACCTGGCCGGGTTCTTCAAAACCGAGGTAACGCGCCGGGCTGCCGAGACTCGCCATGGTGGTATCCGAACCATCGACCAAAGATCCGAGTTCGGGATTGCGGAAAATGCTGTCGGCATTTTTAAAGCGATACAAAAAGTGCGAGAAGAGCGAACGGTCCCTGGCGAAGGTTTGCCTCACATCCTCGGGCCATTGAAATGTGGCATCCTGAAGGATATCGTCCTGGCCTTCAAGAGTCGCGGGGAGTTTGTAACGGAGCGCCTGTTCCAAAGGCCCTTGATTATAGACTCCGGCAAAGACCCTTGCGGCCCTTTGATTGGTGACCTTATCAAGGTCTTTCGTATCAGCGGGAAGCAGATCATGGAACTGCTGACTGAGGCTGCTGAGTCGCTCCAATTTCAAACTCAAGAGTTTTTCAATCGGATCGGCCGCAAAAAGTCTCTGCAGCTCGGCATCCTGCATCAAAGTCGTTTCCCAAAGCGCGACATCACGCAAGGATTTCGGCTCGGCCTTCTGCCAAAGTCCCAGCAGTCGATCCATGATCGAGGGATCCACGGCGCGGTTGGCCACCCCGATATTTTTCAGGTAATAGCGATCCCTCTCCAGCAGCTGCTTGCTTTCCAGCAGCACTGTGCGCATGAGATCCTGAATGAGTTTCGGTTCAGGCTCCGCATAGGGATCGGCCCAATACGAAGCTGTCAGATCCGTATCATTGGGTTTGGCTGTCAGCTCCAGACAGTCGGCCTCGGCGCAGGTGCGCCCCACAGCGACCTTGGACCAGGATTCCAAAGCCATGGTCATGGGAACCTGTCCATCACACGCCGACTGAGGCGTGTTCAGGGTTCGCAGTATTTCATAAGTGGGAGCAAAATCCGTGGAGGAAAGATCTTTCAGGCCGG
Encoded proteins:
- a CDS encoding response regulator, producing the protein MVDRSTSRGIRILLVEDNDVNSRLTTRMLTRLGYQVDAVLNGREAIRALQTQTYAIVLMDLNMPEMDGFTATRWILNHPSEILLVPSIIALTANTLPEDRKRCEESGMVDFIAKPIGLDSLCHVLEKWSRRAA
- a CDS encoding protein adenylyltransferase SelO family protein; the protein is MTRLKHLKLKPTAPYAGFSQIDGSHPIQEQVPFSHVPYHARHRPGGKVAFFNFTLAKDMGLIDPGHSHEMNAELEQTLLQTFGLLIVNEYDQLHPERVDKQSIKPKTYMATRYLQLQHPDRRGLTSGDGRSIWNGCWQFAGKTWDISSCGTGATCLSPASSKSKTFFRSGDPNVSYGCGYCKLHEGLIDTLFSEILHRNGVRTERVLCVLEYPKGFAVTVRVAENLLRPSHFFLHLKQGRWDRLKALVDYHIQRQVNNGTWTIESGQNPYEYFLQSMTRDFATAAARFESDYIFCWMEWDGDNILADAGIIDYGSIRQFGLFFHEYRFDDHERWSTNLKEQRSKARYMVQTFAQIADFLKTGRKKSIERFARHASVREFDKIFLRSRRLYLLRRMGLTESLAAELLKLQGKKVQELEKCFMRLEYAKTKKGKYRVPDGMNWNMLYVMRRLLRELPQTVEQNVTSREASELLKGSLAWAAHEDAHAVRPAHVRELVQLTRLYRHVMVEAASLARTDLTRLMKVVSMWSGKLNDENRITGDAVCLLAEQLMSHRRHLSSRQFHKLLEMIIREQVLNPDYQPSAFQPQLRSDARLEPLVRRALKIVRSYREGL
- a CDS encoding SRPBCC family protein, with product MAGASREEVFDVPAEKFYAALIDYASYPEILGEVDEVEVLDFSETSARIQYTINIVKSFSYILKMTQKRPEVVAWTLESGSLFKVNQGRWKITPQSANSCKVQYELDVDLKVFAPKAITNKLVAVNLPRMMQAFYEKAKAL
- a CDS encoding MFS transporter; translation: MSSIPKDAIKKFSPYQKFVVAVLAFLQFTVVLDFMILSPLGAILMPTLNITTSQFGLVVSGYAFSAGASGLLAAGFADRFDRKKLLMFFYIGFILGTLFCGLAPSYEFLLAARIVTGLFGGVVGSVSFAIITDLFPYDMRGRVMGIIQTSFAASQVMGLPFGLYLSNHWGWHAPFILIVIIGIMAGVMIGLRLQPIRDHLKMQHDNNPFVHLFKTVSQRNYLQGFATTALLSTGGFMLMPFASAFNVNNLGVRLDQLPLIYMVTGVISIITGPLVGRLSDRIGKMLIFMMGSTLAIITIAVYTRLSMVSIWTVIAVNTVMWIGVSARMISSSALMSALPKPQDRGAYMSVSSSIQQISGGLAAILAGLIVVAEPSGRLDHFDSLGNVIIASTMITMFLMFMIGKLLKRITHQQQV